A stretch of Gasterosteus aculeatus chromosome 4, fGasAcu3.hap1.1, whole genome shotgun sequence DNA encodes these proteins:
- the LOC120817340 gene encoding LIM and calponin homology domains-containing protein 1 isoform X8, with translation MIERHRNRERERTWEQERRAGLRFHPTKTLSGRREGDDGEDGAGGESRGRNKRARSERWRNLREETSGEPAGVPFVLRQDNLSVFLCGCEELGLKGSQLFDPGDLQDTSTRPTATGSDCSRRIKNVVITIYWLGRAANGCASYNGPTLDLKEFEGLLSQMRKEAEEEAESPVRSVRDSGYVDCWDSERSDSLSPPRHGREDSFDSLDSFGSRSRQTPSPDVPVPRGGSDGRGSDSESDGPAHRKTPDVRKDDMLARRTSVSEPRTAVPFNQYLPNRSNQSGYVPAPLRKRTADKEEGARKSWSTATSPVGGDGPFSTPARSCSEELFHHSSAATAAASPAVAREKRPPAAPAREGAGGVPSAAEREEKRPRQALTPPKRLATPSPPRLLPVPDATAAAAETGRRKGRALSESDDPQRGNPWLDSGLPATSVSMMDMRGEEEAALQPHSQVRHELMHDQYNRMKEDDDHWQDDLARWKNRRKSISQDLIKKEEERKMMEQLMTGGTCTSQRRRSIKTYREIVEEKERREGELRDAYRRARTQEEASLILQRYAQRFSISETALERLQLPKLLDRSVSADPSVPPCASPTAPDPFDADADGPMKYLRQQSAPAPKFTSTLEARIEEFPSGPPHQRPQIRSRSSEPPSNRALSPKPLPLLTPKPYFQPTAGEPRPSQAAGLLRVNGDAGSDDAARASRGRESPPDFPQASPSKSPSSAAPPPTRRPLLSTAGANPVSTEEARGGSEATAKDVPGGRVLLIQHSTPPGRPTSLPSELQKPGGSLGGTGSRSVAAPEEERSNAAEARPSSVVRSGVATEQNQPVTLQESVPRSQDCSLRREKVPSLASPGSFERAPPRDTAAEFANSVRSPLATSNPKLRREFFVPAEEEDKDRRGNEKYRREQEKLKEEWEKAQREVAAEERKYHEEERRILEETVAPLTPRPSALPSPGRGGVSCAPEPRDPVVRSLADWERKQELLERHTRGSSEGAEWKRRDNDRTSDISAADDGMETARSSVSRSSSSSQPETLGHALQNGQKRPAASTPEQGEASAGSDKPDRPAGDRRSGPIDSNMCRSSLKKPAACPPPPDTAPNRSVSGKKLCSSCGQPLGKGAAMIIETLGLYFHIHCFKCGVCHGQLGDTTTGTDVRIRNGLLNCHQCYIRSRSAGQPTTL, from the exons ATGATAGAGAGGcatagaaacagagagagagagagaacctggGAACAGGAGAGGAGAGCTGGGCTCAGGTTCCACCCAACAAAGACTTTgtcagggaggagagagggagacgacgGAGAGGATGGGGCAGGCGGTGAGAGTCGGGGAAGAAACAAAAGGGCGCGGAGTGAACGTTGGAGGAATCTGAGAGAGGAGACGTCCGGCGAACCGGCTGGGGTTCCGTTTGTGCTCCGACAG GACAACctcagtgtgtttctgtgcggCTGTGAGGAGTTGGGACTGAAAGGCTCCCAACTGTTTGACCCTGGAGACCTGCAGGACACGTCGACGCGCCCCACCGCCAC GGGAAGTGACTGCAGCCGCAGGATCAAGAAT GTTGTAATCACCATCTACTGGTTGGGTCGTGCTGCCAACGGCTGTGCCTCCTACAACGGTCCCACGCTGGACCTGAAGGAGTTTGAGGGCCTGCTGTCACAGATGCGAAAG gaggcggaggaggaggcggagagccCCGTGCGCAGCGTCCGGGACAGCGGCTACGTCGACTGCTGGGACTCCGAGCGCAGCGACTCCCTCTCCCCGCCGCGGCACGGCCGCGAGGACTCCTTCGACAGCCTGGACTCCTTCGGCTCGCGCTCACGACAGACCCCGTCGCCGGACGTCCCGGTCCCCCGCGGCGGCAGCGATG GCCGCGGCAGCGACTCCGAGTCGGACGGCCCCGCCCACAGGAAGACGCCGGACGTGCGCAAGGACGACATGTTGGCGCGGCGAACGTCGGTCAGCGAGCCGCGGACCGCCGTGCCCTTCAACCAGTACCTGCCCAACAGGAGCAACCAGAGCGGCTACGTGCCGGCGCCGCTCCGCAAGAGGACGGCCGATAAAGAGGAGGGCGCGCGCAAGAGCTGGAGCACCGCCACCTCGCCTGTAGGGGGGGACGGGCCTTTCAG CACTCCAGCTCGCTCGTGCTCAGAGGAACTCTTCCACCATTCGAGCGCCGCGACGGCCGCCGCGAGCCCCGCCGTCGCCCGCGAGAAACGTCCGCCGGCGGCGCCCGCGAGGGAGGGAGCCGGCGGCGTCCCGTCAGCCGCAGAGCGAGAGGAGAAGCGGCCCCGCCAAGCGCTGACCCCTCCCAAACGCCTCGCCACCCCGAGCCCCCCGCGCCTCCTTCCCGTGCCCGACGCCACGGCAGCCGCGGCGGAAACGGGCCGACGGAAGGGGAGGGCGCTGAGCGAAAGCGACGACCCGCAAAGAGGAAACCCCTGGTTGGACAGCGGCCTTCCAGCAAC aAGTGTGAGTATGATGGACAtgcgaggagaggaggaggccgcgctgcagcctcacagtcAGGTGCGTCATGAGCTGATGCACGACCAGTACAACAGGATGAAGGAGGACGACGACCACTGGCAGGAC GACCTGGCCCGGTGGAAGAATCGGAGGAAGAGCATCTCCCAGGACCTGatcaagaaggaggaggagaggaagatgatggAGCAGTTGATGACTGGGGGAACATGTACctcccagaggaggagaagcatcAAGACCTACCGAGAGATAGTGGAGGAAAA GGAGCGCCGTGAGGGTGAGCTGCGCGACGCGTACCGGAGAGCCAGAACCCAGGAGGAGGCCTCGCTCATCCTGCAGCGCTACGCCCAGCGCTTCTCCATCAGCGAAACCGCCCTGGAGCGCCTCCAGCTGCCCAAGCTCCTGGACCGCAGCGTGTCGGCTGACCCCTCCGTCCCGCCGTGCGCCTCCCCGACGGCCCCGGACCCCTTCGACGCCGACGCCGACGGGCCCATGAAGTACCTGCGCCAGCAGTCCGCCCCGGCCCCCAAGTTCACGTCCACGCTGGAGGCGCGGATCGAGGAGTTTCCCAGCGGGCCCCCGCACCAGCGGCCCCAGATCCGCTCGCGCTCCTCAGAGCCGCCGTCCAACAGAGCCCTGTCGCCCAAACCGCTGCCGTTGCTGACGCCCAAGCCTTACTTCCAGCCCACGGCCGGCGAGCCGCGGCCCAGCCAG GCGGCTGGTTTGCTCCGAGTCAACGGCGACGCTGGAAGTGACGACGCGGCGAGAGCGAGTCGAGGACGGGAGTCTCCCCCCGACTTCCCCCAGGCGTCCCCTTCCAAAAGCCCCTCGTCCGCAGCCCCCCCACCGACGCGCCGTCCGCTCCTCTCGACCGCAGGAGCAAACCCCGTGTCGACAGAGGAGGCTCGAGGCGGCTCAGAAGCGACTGCTAAGGACGTCCCGGGAGGACGAGTCCTCCTCATTCAACATTCAACGCCCCCCGGCCGGCCCACCTCGCTCCCGTCG gagctgcagaagcCAGGAGGAAGCCTCGGGGGGACCGGAAGTCGGTCGGTAGCGgctccagaggaggagaggtccAACGCTGCAG AAGCCCGTCCCTCCAGCGTTGTCCGATCGGGAGTCGCCACGGAGCAAAATCAGCCGGTGACTTTACAG GAAAGTGTCCCCAGGTCCCAGGACTGTTCACTGAGAAGGGAGAAGGTCCCGAGCTTAGCTTCTCCAGGATCGTTTGAACGCGCCCCCCCCAGGGACACGGCAGCAG AGTTTGCAAACAGTGTCAGGTCTCCGCTGGCCACCAGCAACCCTAAGTTACGGCGGGAGTTCTTCGTGCCGGCAG aggaggaggataagGATCGTCGAGGAAAc gAGAAGTACCGGCGCGAGcaggagaagctgaaggaggagtGGGAGAAAGCCCAGAGGGAGGtggcggcggaggagaggaagtaCCACGAGgag GAGCGCAGGATACTGGAGGAAACCGTGGCGCCTCTGACTCCCCGCCCCTCGGCCCTGCCCTCCCCCGGCCGGGGAGGCGTCTCCTGCGCCCCGGAGCCCCGGGACCCCGTCGTCCGCTCGCTGGCCGACTGGGAACGCaagcaggagctgctggagaggcaCACG AGGGGGAGCTCAGAGGGCGCGGAATGGAAACGCAGAGACAACGACAGGACCAGTGACATCAGCGCCGCCGACGACGGCATGGAAACGGCCAGAAG CTCGGTGagtcggagcagcagcagcagccagccgGAGACGCTCGGTCACGCTCTGCAGAACGGACAGAAACGTCCCGCCGCGTCGACGCCGGAGCAAGGAGAGGCGTCAGCGGGCAGCGACAAGCCCGACCGGCCCGCAGGAgacaggag GAGTGGTCCCATCGATAGTAATATGTGCCGCAGCTCATTGAAAAAGCCTGCGGCATGTCCACCGCCTCCAGACACGGCACCCAACAG gtcagtCAGTGGGAAGAAGCTGTGCTCCAGCTGTGGGCAGCCTTTGGGGAAGGGGGCGGCCATGATCATAGAGACCCTCGGGCTTTACTTCCACATCCACTGCTTCAAG TGCGGTGTGTGTCACGGACAGTTAGGCGACACGACTACGGGGACGGACGTCCGGATCAGAAACGGCCTCCTCAACTGCCACCAGTGCTACATCCGCTCCCGCT CGGCCGGACAGCCAACCACGTTGTGA
- the LOC120817340 gene encoding LIM and calponin homology domains-containing protein 1 isoform X10, with amino-acid sequence MIERHRNRERERTWEQERRAGLRFHPTKTLSGRREGDDGEDGAGGESRGRNKRARSERWRNLREETSGEPAGVPFVLRQDNLSVFLCGCEELGLKGSQLFDPGDLQDTSTRPTATGSDCSRRIKNVVITIYWLGRAANGCASYNGPTLDLKEFEGLLSQMRKEAEEEAESPVRSVRDSGYVDCWDSERSDSLSPPRHGREDSFDSLDSFGSRSRQTPSPDVPVPRGGSDGRGSDSESDGPAHRKTPDVRKDDMLARRTSVSEPRTAVPFNQYLPNRSNQSGYVPAPLRKRTADKEEGARKSWSTATSPVGGDGPFRSVSMMDMRGEEEAALQPHSQVRHELMHDQYNRMKEDDDHWQDDLARWKNRRKSISQDLIKKEEERKMMEQLMTGGTCTSQRRRSIKTYREIVEEKERREGELRDAYRRARTQEEASLILQRYAQRFSISETALERLQLPKLLDRSVSADPSVPPCASPTAPDPFDADADGPMKYLRQQSAPAPKFTSTLEARIEEFPSGPPHQRPQIRSRSSEPPSNRALSPKPLPLLTPKPYFQPTAGEPRPSQAAGLLRVNGDAGSDDAARASRGRESPPDFPQASPSKSPSSAAPPPTRRPLLSTAGANPVSTEEARGGSEATAKDVPGGRVLLIQHSTPPGRPTSLPSELQKPGGSLGGTGSRSVAAPEEERSNAAEARPSSVVRSGVATEQNQPVTLQESVPRSQDCSLRREKVPSLASPGSFERAPPRDTAAEFANSVRSPLATSNPKLRREFFVPAEEEDKDRRGNVSVPVLPQARRGDRWSWDPDGERMRQERWQQEQERMLQEKYRREQEKLKEEWEKAQREVAAEERKYHEEERRILEETVAPLTPRPSALPSPGRGGVSCAPEPRDPVVRSLADWERKQELLERHTRGSSEGAEWKRRDNDRTSDISAADDGMETARSSVSRSSSSSQPETLGHALQNGQKRPAASTPEQGEASAGSDKPDRPAGDRRSGPIDSNMCRSSLKKPAACPPPPDTAPNRSVSGKKLCSSCGQPLGKGAAMIIETLGLYFHIHCFKCGVCHGQLGDTTTGTDVRIRNGLLNCHQCYIRSRSAGQPTTL; translated from the exons ATGATAGAGAGGcatagaaacagagagagagagagaacctggGAACAGGAGAGGAGAGCTGGGCTCAGGTTCCACCCAACAAAGACTTTgtcagggaggagagagggagacgacgGAGAGGATGGGGCAGGCGGTGAGAGTCGGGGAAGAAACAAAAGGGCGCGGAGTGAACGTTGGAGGAATCTGAGAGAGGAGACGTCCGGCGAACCGGCTGGGGTTCCGTTTGTGCTCCGACAG GACAACctcagtgtgtttctgtgcggCTGTGAGGAGTTGGGACTGAAAGGCTCCCAACTGTTTGACCCTGGAGACCTGCAGGACACGTCGACGCGCCCCACCGCCAC GGGAAGTGACTGCAGCCGCAGGATCAAGAAT GTTGTAATCACCATCTACTGGTTGGGTCGTGCTGCCAACGGCTGTGCCTCCTACAACGGTCCCACGCTGGACCTGAAGGAGTTTGAGGGCCTGCTGTCACAGATGCGAAAG gaggcggaggaggaggcggagagccCCGTGCGCAGCGTCCGGGACAGCGGCTACGTCGACTGCTGGGACTCCGAGCGCAGCGACTCCCTCTCCCCGCCGCGGCACGGCCGCGAGGACTCCTTCGACAGCCTGGACTCCTTCGGCTCGCGCTCACGACAGACCCCGTCGCCGGACGTCCCGGTCCCCCGCGGCGGCAGCGATG GCCGCGGCAGCGACTCCGAGTCGGACGGCCCCGCCCACAGGAAGACGCCGGACGTGCGCAAGGACGACATGTTGGCGCGGCGAACGTCGGTCAGCGAGCCGCGGACCGCCGTGCCCTTCAACCAGTACCTGCCCAACAGGAGCAACCAGAGCGGCTACGTGCCGGCGCCGCTCCGCAAGAGGACGGCCGATAAAGAGGAGGGCGCGCGCAAGAGCTGGAGCACCGCCACCTCGCCTGTAGGGGGGGACGGGCCTTTCAG aAGTGTGAGTATGATGGACAtgcgaggagaggaggaggccgcgctgcagcctcacagtcAGGTGCGTCATGAGCTGATGCACGACCAGTACAACAGGATGAAGGAGGACGACGACCACTGGCAGGAC GACCTGGCCCGGTGGAAGAATCGGAGGAAGAGCATCTCCCAGGACCTGatcaagaaggaggaggagaggaagatgatggAGCAGTTGATGACTGGGGGAACATGTACctcccagaggaggagaagcatcAAGACCTACCGAGAGATAGTGGAGGAAAA GGAGCGCCGTGAGGGTGAGCTGCGCGACGCGTACCGGAGAGCCAGAACCCAGGAGGAGGCCTCGCTCATCCTGCAGCGCTACGCCCAGCGCTTCTCCATCAGCGAAACCGCCCTGGAGCGCCTCCAGCTGCCCAAGCTCCTGGACCGCAGCGTGTCGGCTGACCCCTCCGTCCCGCCGTGCGCCTCCCCGACGGCCCCGGACCCCTTCGACGCCGACGCCGACGGGCCCATGAAGTACCTGCGCCAGCAGTCCGCCCCGGCCCCCAAGTTCACGTCCACGCTGGAGGCGCGGATCGAGGAGTTTCCCAGCGGGCCCCCGCACCAGCGGCCCCAGATCCGCTCGCGCTCCTCAGAGCCGCCGTCCAACAGAGCCCTGTCGCCCAAACCGCTGCCGTTGCTGACGCCCAAGCCTTACTTCCAGCCCACGGCCGGCGAGCCGCGGCCCAGCCAG GCGGCTGGTTTGCTCCGAGTCAACGGCGACGCTGGAAGTGACGACGCGGCGAGAGCGAGTCGAGGACGGGAGTCTCCCCCCGACTTCCCCCAGGCGTCCCCTTCCAAAAGCCCCTCGTCCGCAGCCCCCCCACCGACGCGCCGTCCGCTCCTCTCGACCGCAGGAGCAAACCCCGTGTCGACAGAGGAGGCTCGAGGCGGCTCAGAAGCGACTGCTAAGGACGTCCCGGGAGGACGAGTCCTCCTCATTCAACATTCAACGCCCCCCGGCCGGCCCACCTCGCTCCCGTCG gagctgcagaagcCAGGAGGAAGCCTCGGGGGGACCGGAAGTCGGTCGGTAGCGgctccagaggaggagaggtccAACGCTGCAG AAGCCCGTCCCTCCAGCGTTGTCCGATCGGGAGTCGCCACGGAGCAAAATCAGCCGGTGACTTTACAG GAAAGTGTCCCCAGGTCCCAGGACTGTTCACTGAGAAGGGAGAAGGTCCCGAGCTTAGCTTCTCCAGGATCGTTTGAACGCGCCCCCCCCAGGGACACGGCAGCAG AGTTTGCAAACAGTGTCAGGTCTCCGCTGGCCACCAGCAACCCTAAGTTACGGCGGGAGTTCTTCGTGCCGGCAG aggaggaggataagGATCGTCGAGGAAAc GTGTCAGTCCCGGTGTTGCCCCAGGCCAGGCGGGGTGACCGCTGGTCTTGGGACCCGGACGGGGAGCGAATGCGTCAGGAAAGGTGGCAGCAAGAGCAGGAGCGCATGCTGCAG gAGAAGTACCGGCGCGAGcaggagaagctgaaggaggagtGGGAGAAAGCCCAGAGGGAGGtggcggcggaggagaggaagtaCCACGAGgag GAGCGCAGGATACTGGAGGAAACCGTGGCGCCTCTGACTCCCCGCCCCTCGGCCCTGCCCTCCCCCGGCCGGGGAGGCGTCTCCTGCGCCCCGGAGCCCCGGGACCCCGTCGTCCGCTCGCTGGCCGACTGGGAACGCaagcaggagctgctggagaggcaCACG AGGGGGAGCTCAGAGGGCGCGGAATGGAAACGCAGAGACAACGACAGGACCAGTGACATCAGCGCCGCCGACGACGGCATGGAAACGGCCAGAAG CTCGGTGagtcggagcagcagcagcagccagccgGAGACGCTCGGTCACGCTCTGCAGAACGGACAGAAACGTCCCGCCGCGTCGACGCCGGAGCAAGGAGAGGCGTCAGCGGGCAGCGACAAGCCCGACCGGCCCGCAGGAgacaggag GAGTGGTCCCATCGATAGTAATATGTGCCGCAGCTCATTGAAAAAGCCTGCGGCATGTCCACCGCCTCCAGACACGGCACCCAACAG gtcagtCAGTGGGAAGAAGCTGTGCTCCAGCTGTGGGCAGCCTTTGGGGAAGGGGGCGGCCATGATCATAGAGACCCTCGGGCTTTACTTCCACATCCACTGCTTCAAG TGCGGTGTGTGTCACGGACAGTTAGGCGACACGACTACGGGGACGGACGTCCGGATCAGAAACGGCCTCCTCAACTGCCACCAGTGCTACATCCGCTCCCGCT CGGCCGGACAGCCAACCACGTTGTGA
- the LOC120817340 gene encoding LIM and calponin homology domains-containing protein 1 isoform X2: protein MIERHRNRERERTWEQERRAGLRFHPTKTLSGRREGDDGEDGAGGESRGRNKRARSERWRNLREETSGEPAGVPFVLRQDNLSVFLCGCEELGLKGSQLFDPGDLQDTSTRPTATGSDCSRRIKNVVITIYWLGRAANGCASYNGPTLDLKEFEGLLSQMRKEAEEEAESPVRSVRDSGYVDCWDSERSDSLSPPRHGREDSFDSLDSFGSRSRQTPSPDVPVPRGGSDGRGSDSESDGPAHRKTPDVRKDDMLARRTSVSEPRTAVPFNQYLPNRSNQSGYVPAPLRKRTADKEEGARKSWSTATSPVGGDGPFSTPARSCSEELFHHSSAATAAASPAVAREKRPPAAPAREGAGGVPSAAEREEKRPRQALTPPKRLATPSPPRLLPVPDATAAAAETGRRKGRALSESDDPQRGNPWLDSGLPATSVSMMDMRGEEEAALQPHSQVRHELMHDQYNRMKEDDDHWQDDLARWKNRRKSISQDLIKKEEERKMMEQLMTGGTCTSQRRRSIKTYREIVEEKERREGELRDAYRRARTQEEASLILQRYAQRFSISETALERLQLPKLLDRSVSADPSVPPCASPTAPDPFDADADGPMKYLRQQSAPAPKFTSTLEARIEEFPSGPPHQRPQIRSRSSEPPSNRALSPKPLPLLTPKPYFQPTAGEPRPSQAAGLLRVNGDAGSDDAARASRGRESPPDFPQASPSKSPSSAAPPPTRRPLLSTAGANPVSTEEARGGSEATAKDVPGGRVLLIQHSTPPGRPTSLPSELQKPGGSLGGTGSRSVAAPEEERSNAAEARPSSVVRSGVATEQNQPVTLQESVPRSQDCSLRREKVPSLASPGSFERAPPRDTAAEFANSVRSPLATSNPKLRREFFVPAEEEDKDRRGNVSVPVLPQARRGDRWSWDPDGERMRQERWQQEQERMLQEKYRREQEKLKEEWEKAQREVAAEERKYHEEERRILEETVAPLTPRPSALPSPGRGGVSCAPEPRDPVVRSLADWERKQELLERHTRGSSEGAEWKRRDNDRTSDISAADDGMETARSSVSRSSSSSQPETLGHALQNGQKRPAASTPEQGEASAGSDKPDRPAGDRRSGPIDSNMCRSSLKKPAACPPPPDTAPNRSVSGKKLCSSCGQPLGKGAAMIIETLGLYFHIHCFKCGVCHGQLGDTTTGTDVRIRNGLLNCHQCYIRSRSAGQPTTL, encoded by the exons ATGATAGAGAGGcatagaaacagagagagagagagaacctggGAACAGGAGAGGAGAGCTGGGCTCAGGTTCCACCCAACAAAGACTTTgtcagggaggagagagggagacgacgGAGAGGATGGGGCAGGCGGTGAGAGTCGGGGAAGAAACAAAAGGGCGCGGAGTGAACGTTGGAGGAATCTGAGAGAGGAGACGTCCGGCGAACCGGCTGGGGTTCCGTTTGTGCTCCGACAG GACAACctcagtgtgtttctgtgcggCTGTGAGGAGTTGGGACTGAAAGGCTCCCAACTGTTTGACCCTGGAGACCTGCAGGACACGTCGACGCGCCCCACCGCCAC GGGAAGTGACTGCAGCCGCAGGATCAAGAAT GTTGTAATCACCATCTACTGGTTGGGTCGTGCTGCCAACGGCTGTGCCTCCTACAACGGTCCCACGCTGGACCTGAAGGAGTTTGAGGGCCTGCTGTCACAGATGCGAAAG gaggcggaggaggaggcggagagccCCGTGCGCAGCGTCCGGGACAGCGGCTACGTCGACTGCTGGGACTCCGAGCGCAGCGACTCCCTCTCCCCGCCGCGGCACGGCCGCGAGGACTCCTTCGACAGCCTGGACTCCTTCGGCTCGCGCTCACGACAGACCCCGTCGCCGGACGTCCCGGTCCCCCGCGGCGGCAGCGATG GCCGCGGCAGCGACTCCGAGTCGGACGGCCCCGCCCACAGGAAGACGCCGGACGTGCGCAAGGACGACATGTTGGCGCGGCGAACGTCGGTCAGCGAGCCGCGGACCGCCGTGCCCTTCAACCAGTACCTGCCCAACAGGAGCAACCAGAGCGGCTACGTGCCGGCGCCGCTCCGCAAGAGGACGGCCGATAAAGAGGAGGGCGCGCGCAAGAGCTGGAGCACCGCCACCTCGCCTGTAGGGGGGGACGGGCCTTTCAG CACTCCAGCTCGCTCGTGCTCAGAGGAACTCTTCCACCATTCGAGCGCCGCGACGGCCGCCGCGAGCCCCGCCGTCGCCCGCGAGAAACGTCCGCCGGCGGCGCCCGCGAGGGAGGGAGCCGGCGGCGTCCCGTCAGCCGCAGAGCGAGAGGAGAAGCGGCCCCGCCAAGCGCTGACCCCTCCCAAACGCCTCGCCACCCCGAGCCCCCCGCGCCTCCTTCCCGTGCCCGACGCCACGGCAGCCGCGGCGGAAACGGGCCGACGGAAGGGGAGGGCGCTGAGCGAAAGCGACGACCCGCAAAGAGGAAACCCCTGGTTGGACAGCGGCCTTCCAGCAAC aAGTGTGAGTATGATGGACAtgcgaggagaggaggaggccgcgctgcagcctcacagtcAGGTGCGTCATGAGCTGATGCACGACCAGTACAACAGGATGAAGGAGGACGACGACCACTGGCAGGAC GACCTGGCCCGGTGGAAGAATCGGAGGAAGAGCATCTCCCAGGACCTGatcaagaaggaggaggagaggaagatgatggAGCAGTTGATGACTGGGGGAACATGTACctcccagaggaggagaagcatcAAGACCTACCGAGAGATAGTGGAGGAAAA GGAGCGCCGTGAGGGTGAGCTGCGCGACGCGTACCGGAGAGCCAGAACCCAGGAGGAGGCCTCGCTCATCCTGCAGCGCTACGCCCAGCGCTTCTCCATCAGCGAAACCGCCCTGGAGCGCCTCCAGCTGCCCAAGCTCCTGGACCGCAGCGTGTCGGCTGACCCCTCCGTCCCGCCGTGCGCCTCCCCGACGGCCCCGGACCCCTTCGACGCCGACGCCGACGGGCCCATGAAGTACCTGCGCCAGCAGTCCGCCCCGGCCCCCAAGTTCACGTCCACGCTGGAGGCGCGGATCGAGGAGTTTCCCAGCGGGCCCCCGCACCAGCGGCCCCAGATCCGCTCGCGCTCCTCAGAGCCGCCGTCCAACAGAGCCCTGTCGCCCAAACCGCTGCCGTTGCTGACGCCCAAGCCTTACTTCCAGCCCACGGCCGGCGAGCCGCGGCCCAGCCAG GCGGCTGGTTTGCTCCGAGTCAACGGCGACGCTGGAAGTGACGACGCGGCGAGAGCGAGTCGAGGACGGGAGTCTCCCCCCGACTTCCCCCAGGCGTCCCCTTCCAAAAGCCCCTCGTCCGCAGCCCCCCCACCGACGCGCCGTCCGCTCCTCTCGACCGCAGGAGCAAACCCCGTGTCGACAGAGGAGGCTCGAGGCGGCTCAGAAGCGACTGCTAAGGACGTCCCGGGAGGACGAGTCCTCCTCATTCAACATTCAACGCCCCCCGGCCGGCCCACCTCGCTCCCGTCG gagctgcagaagcCAGGAGGAAGCCTCGGGGGGACCGGAAGTCGGTCGGTAGCGgctccagaggaggagaggtccAACGCTGCAG AAGCCCGTCCCTCCAGCGTTGTCCGATCGGGAGTCGCCACGGAGCAAAATCAGCCGGTGACTTTACAG GAAAGTGTCCCCAGGTCCCAGGACTGTTCACTGAGAAGGGAGAAGGTCCCGAGCTTAGCTTCTCCAGGATCGTTTGAACGCGCCCCCCCCAGGGACACGGCAGCAG AGTTTGCAAACAGTGTCAGGTCTCCGCTGGCCACCAGCAACCCTAAGTTACGGCGGGAGTTCTTCGTGCCGGCAG aggaggaggataagGATCGTCGAGGAAAc GTGTCAGTCCCGGTGTTGCCCCAGGCCAGGCGGGGTGACCGCTGGTCTTGGGACCCGGACGGGGAGCGAATGCGTCAGGAAAGGTGGCAGCAAGAGCAGGAGCGCATGCTGCAG gAGAAGTACCGGCGCGAGcaggagaagctgaaggaggagtGGGAGAAAGCCCAGAGGGAGGtggcggcggaggagaggaagtaCCACGAGgag GAGCGCAGGATACTGGAGGAAACCGTGGCGCCTCTGACTCCCCGCCCCTCGGCCCTGCCCTCCCCCGGCCGGGGAGGCGTCTCCTGCGCCCCGGAGCCCCGGGACCCCGTCGTCCGCTCGCTGGCCGACTGGGAACGCaagcaggagctgctggagaggcaCACG AGGGGGAGCTCAGAGGGCGCGGAATGGAAACGCAGAGACAACGACAGGACCAGTGACATCAGCGCCGCCGACGACGGCATGGAAACGGCCAGAAG CTCGGTGagtcggagcagcagcagcagccagccgGAGACGCTCGGTCACGCTCTGCAGAACGGACAGAAACGTCCCGCCGCGTCGACGCCGGAGCAAGGAGAGGCGTCAGCGGGCAGCGACAAGCCCGACCGGCCCGCAGGAgacaggag GAGTGGTCCCATCGATAGTAATATGTGCCGCAGCTCATTGAAAAAGCCTGCGGCATGTCCACCGCCTCCAGACACGGCACCCAACAG gtcagtCAGTGGGAAGAAGCTGTGCTCCAGCTGTGGGCAGCCTTTGGGGAAGGGGGCGGCCATGATCATAGAGACCCTCGGGCTTTACTTCCACATCCACTGCTTCAAG TGCGGTGTGTGTCACGGACAGTTAGGCGACACGACTACGGGGACGGACGTCCGGATCAGAAACGGCCTCCTCAACTGCCACCAGTGCTACATCCGCTCCCGCT CGGCCGGACAGCCAACCACGTTGTGA